A genomic segment from Enoplosus armatus isolate fEnoArm2 chromosome 12, fEnoArm2.hap1, whole genome shotgun sequence encodes:
- the LOC139294709 gene encoding cytochrome c oxidase subunit 5B, mitochondrial-like: protein MAGRLLLLRACTTTTLQLRSNVVVRPFHRAMTTVKGVPTDEEQATGLERRALQALKHGKDPYSMLKPKEYAGTREDPHIVPCIGTKRLVGCLCEEDNTAIVWFWLHEGGAQRCPSCGSHYKLVHHELPH, encoded by the exons ATGGCGggacgtcttcttcttcttcgagcctgtacaacaacaacattgcaGCTGAGGAGCAATGTGGTGGTCAGACCGTTTCACCGTGCCATGACCACTGTGAAAG GTGTACCAACAGATGAAGAACAGGCCACTGGACTGGAGCGACGTGCCCTGCAGGCCCTCAAACATGGAAAG GATCCCTACAGTATGCTGAAGCCCAAGGAGTATGCAGGCACCAGGGAGGACCCTCACATTGTGCCATGCATTGGAACCAAGAGGCTGGTGGGCTGTCTTT GTGAGGAAGACAACACTGCTATCGTGTGGTTCTGGCTTCATGAGGGAGGTGCCCAGCGCTGTCCTTCCTGTGGTTCCCACTATAAGCTGGTCCACCATGAGCTGCCCCATTGA